Genomic window (Gadus macrocephalus chromosome 13, ASM3116895v1):
CATTGCACTACCTATTTTTCTATCtagtgtataggcctacatcgtTGCACTAGGAAGAGCATGTCGTCCACACCTCCAGTAAGTTTAATCTCTTATTCAAATATGGGTGTAGCGGTGGCACCCTTCATTCCTCACATTTCAATGCAATGAAGAAATGCTCTGCTGATCTGCTAAACATCTCAATAACTAAATAATGTATGATGGCATTCGTCTGTAGATGTCATCTATGTTCGGCGTTGAAATATGGACAATTGTTCAAGTCAGATGAGAAACAAACCATTCAATGCTATTTTGCTAATATCTATCAAACTATCTTCAGCTATGTCTTGCTGACTTTCAGTGGTCAATAGAGCTGGTGAACTAACTTTATTTTATAGGACTAGTATTTGTACTTGTGTCTTCGTTAACAAGGACTGTCCCTCAGGATTTTTGCTTGTGTGTAATTGTTATACAAGGTCATACTCATGTGTACCGTCAGTGTTTTTAATGGGATTCTTTAAGCAAACTGTGTAAAGTTAATGACAATCCCCAACGGTGCCTTTCTGATAAACACATTACTTAACACTTTCTGGATCAACCGACCAATGAGCTCAACTAGGGCAAGACAGGCTCAAACTTGCATCACTTTCAGAACCAGATCAGGTCTTAAATTAAACGTTATCTTACGCCTAAAAAGCCtattgacgttttttttttttgttttttttatgaattctACACACTTTCAAaccattctctttctctcagtttTCAGGGACGGAAAACTCTCATAAGCGTGTATCGAGCCGCTCCAATCCTGGATTTCTTGAGCGCCTTGGGGAAACGGCGGGGGGGACGGTGCTGGGAGTCGGCCTGTTCTTTGCATCATTTTACGTTCTCTTTACCAATGAGGTAAGAGACTCCAACATGAAACAACGGAAGCCAGTCGTGTGATATGCAGAAGATAACCTTTTTTTAATGTAAATGACCATTTCTCTACCCAGGGAAGGGCGCTAAAGACCGCATCTTCACTGGACGAAGGTCTTTCTCTGGTGGTGTCCCTGAACCCGTTCTCTAATGTTGACTACCAGAATAACGACAACTTGGTTCACCTCTCCGCCAAATTACGGACCTTGCAGGTACGTCTCATTCAAGGGCCAGTCATCTTGGCTCTTTTGCTTTTGAGCCATTAATCCATCACTGACATTTTTTATGTAtcttaattttatttatttttaggttTCTATCACATTATAATTATAACGGTGGTAATGATGATGAAAATAACAATTGGTGAGTATGCTCTATTCATGCTTTGTCCAGCCCCTGCATGACCCAAACTACAGAGTGGTGGTGCAGGCGGTGCAGCTGAAGAGACAGGTGGAGATGTATCAGTGGGTGGAGTCCCATGACAGCAGGTTTGTCAGGTTTCATCCTACAACTAGGTCACAGGCCTACAACCAGGGTTTGAGCAGGGAACGAAAACCCGTCAGGTTCAACACTGAATTAAATGTCCCGTTCTCTGGTGATTATTTTCAGGGACTACCAAGAGAATGGAGAGACCAAAACAGAGACAACATACAACTACAGTGAGTGCGTTTATGCTGACAGCTGGGGCTCGTTCACGATACTGATACAAGCCCACACAATAAGGGTCTACTTCACTTGTAACACAAACATGGTTGTTGCACTCCTGCTGTGTCCAGTGACCGTCTTCTCTCTTTTCATATGTTTTCAAAAGAAGCATATATTGCTGCTGCATACATTTTTGTATTCGGCAATGAGCCACAATATGCCTAACTTCCTTTGGGGATCCATGTTTTTAACTAGCATTACTCCTCTCCTCAGACACAGAATGGAAATCTGAGTTGATCAACAGCAGGCACTTCGATAAGGAAATAGGTCATGAGAACCCAAGGTACTTCAATTATTTTGAATTGCCGAAAGTTTCATTCAATCTTGAAAATGTATGATTCATATCTGTTTGATTTTCTACTTTGCTACAGTGCCATGGCGGTTGAAAGTGTGACTGTAGTGGCTCCTGAAGTCAGGGTGGGCCCATTTCTTCTGTCTAAGGGTAACCCTCTAAAGTACAGACTGAAGCCCTGTGTACCATCACGCTTTATAACTAGTACTATGTCATAGCCTATGCCCTTTCTACTCCAAAGGACTTGTGGAGCAAATCAATAACTTCCAGACTCTGCGGCTGAAAGATTTCCCGCCCTTCGAACCTGGCTCCTTTCTCACCATCTATGAGGACCATTTCTACCACACCCCGTACCCACGTAGACCAGAGGTATGGGAAACAATGTGAAGAATGTGCTGCATTAATTaatgcacacgtgcatgcatgACGGCCGTCTCAAGCTCCACCACATCTGATACACACGTATACATGTATTTAGATACTGCTGTAAATATCTACTCCTTTTCATTGAGGGATGAATTTTAACGTTCTTCTGTTGTCTGTCAGGTAGGAGATGTGAGGGTGAGCTTCTCCTATGCAGGCCTCAGTGGGGAAGGGTTTTATCCTGCTCCCGCTGAGACGGTGAGTTGGTCCTAGATTCCAGGTGTCTATGTTGATCTGTTTGCTAATCATGGACTTAATATCTCCAGTGTATCTTGAGTATACTTTGAAGACATGATGGCCATTTGGTACGATcaaaaacaatatattttttagaaAAGCAAGCGTGAATAGAGTCGTTCCTTTTAAGTAAAAGTACTTGAGTTGACATCCTTCTCTTGATGATGACTGTTGACCTCAGGTCAGTGTGGTAGCAATGCAGAGCGGAGAGAATCTGAAGTCCTATAAGACCAGGTCAGGACACCGACTTGAGTTTCTCTACCTAGAGGAACTCTCAGCACAGGTGGGTCTACTCAATACATACATACTCTCAGATTGGTTTCTTGCGGTGtgattgtggaaaaaaaatgtttacaGCAGCAGATACAAGTTGTGAAGCATTTCAACTGTCATATAACTGAATAATATATTTTGTCCCTAGGAAGTATTCGAGAAGGAGCACCAGTCCAATGCCATGAGGACTTGGGGGCTCAGGTTTGCTGGCTGGGCTCTTATGTTCCTTGGTATCAGTTTGACCACACGCATTCTTTACACACTGGGTAAGCATTTGCCGCtatattacaattacaattagggcatttagcagacgcttttatccaaagcgacttacatcagttaatacacacattgacacaccgacggcagagtcaaccatgcaaggtgacagcaagctcgtcaggagcagttagggttaagtgtcttgctcagggacacatcaacactcagctaggaggagctggggatcggactagcaaccttttcggttacaagacaactgatctacctcctgagctaagccgaccccgcTATGGAAGACAGAAAGATATCCTATTTGTTTCAGGATCAGATTATTGATCAGCCTTGTGTTTTCTCCACAGTGGATTGGCTCCCTGTTGTCAGAGAGGTTGTTTCCTTGGGGCTGAAACTGTTCGCCTTCTGCATCTCCTGTTCGCTCTCCCTTCTCGTCATTGCAAGTGGTTGGCTGTTCTACCGGCCCCTAGTATCTCTTGGTCTGGTAGCGGTAGCCCTCCTTCCCGTGCTCATTGGCCGCGCTCGCGCTCCAGCCAAGAAGAACCAGTGACATTCAGGCTCATGTGTTTTGTCCGCTTTACATTCGGTAACCTCGTCAAATGTTTTGTGGCGTTGATTTGCGTCCAGAGATTTAGACTGATTGTGCTTTAGATTGTTTTAGTTAATTCTGTATGTTTGTCTCAATTCGATAAAATGTATGATGGGTACTTTACTGAATACTTTAAATGTTTGCCAATCAAGCCAAAATGAATTTGTATGTACAGTGTTAAATGTTACACGGTCATTCACAAGTTGAACTTTATTCTGCACTTATTACTTTTCCTGACTAAATGCATGTGCCTTTTTGCATTGCAAATGTTTGCTTGCAGGatttacataaaatatatatttttacttctCATTGTGTGTAAATCCAGCCAAAGAATAAACTCTTAAAACCCATTAAGCATTCATTCAAACTCATTCATTAATGCAAATTATCTCAAAGTAATTTATTACACAAAAACACCaagttacatttgtgttttaacAAAATGAGTTTCCAGTCTTCTCAGATTTGTGCATGTGATCATAAAGCACAtaggttttagttttttttctcaGTAAGAAACACATTAGAACTCAATTTCGAGTTCATGTGCATAACTGTATCTTCAAATAATTAATGACTATAGGTCACAGTGTATAGGTACTTCACCCTTCTAGTTGGCTCTTGGAAACATTCCTTTAGAGCAGCAGGAAGGGCTTAAGCACTTTATGCTGTTGGCAGGTATGACACCATAGGTCCCCTGGCTGACCTCTTGGATAGCATGGTAATTGTAAAGAAGGTTGCTTTCAATATGGCAAAATGACTCAGGttaaaagtacaaaaaaaaaagaagtatttCTCATGACCTCAAAGTTGAATACTGACAAAACTACTTGCCTTagacagaaaataaaaagaattaCACCTTTAGTAAAAACGGGTGAGCACAGTctcatgtgtggatgtgtttgggTCGGTCGtaggtggcggggggggggggtggtccgtTGGTTCCTCTCTCGCGTTGCTCCCCCTCCACACTCCCACGTCAGGAAGCAGTGGCCCCTCTACAGCAGAAGACACTTGTTGCTCTTCTTGCCCCGCCGGGCCTGTAGCGCCGCCCTGGTGGCCATCTCAAACACTTCCCTCACGCCATCCTTTGTTTTCGCAGAGCACTCCATATATCCGAAGGCACTGATCTTGTTGGCCATGTCACGGCCTTCCTCCGGTTTCACGGGCTCCTATCGGTGGGAAGAGACATGTTAGAGTAACTAACTACTAACTGATTACTCGATGTGCATCTATGTACGTTTGTACATAAAAACGCAACTTTCTGTGCACTTTTACGATGTTTACCTGCTTCATCTTGGCAAGCTCCCGGCGGGTGTGCTCGTCATTGCGCAGGTCTTTCTTGTTCCCCACCAGGATAATTGGAACGTTGGGGCAGAAGTGTTTGACCTCGGGGGTCCACTTCTCTGGGATGTTCTCTGAGAGGAAGAAGGAAACGCAGAAATGTTAGCgacaatcaacacaaacttcaGAAGTGAAGAGGTTGTTCGCAACCTCTGGTATTTTctaaattcattcattttttcttAAGTGTACTGATGTTAATTAATCACTATAATTTCCACATTCGTAATGAAATTTCAGGCTCCTTAAGTAGCCCTGCTTCTATAGGGATTAAGCTTCTATCAATCAAACAATATATATGTTCTTCTTTGGTCATCCCTCCACTCAATTGATCCTCTTGAGATGGGTGCTCTTCCTTACCAAGACTGTCGGGGCTATCGATGGAGAAACACATGAGAATGACATCAGTATCTGGGTAGGAAAGTGGACGCAATCTGTCGTAGTCCTCTTGACCGGCTGTATCCCAAAGAGCCAGCTCAACCTGCATGTAAAAAGTGAAAATATTATACAAAGCCGAACCCTAGAAAAGTTATTGATCAAATGCATGAATAAATCCAAGCACTGATGTGTTTTAACATATTAatgatacattaaaaaaaaaaaaaatcaatcgaGAAGAGACATGATTGAAAGGAAGTCATCCATACCTGTTTGCTATCCACCTCAATGTCAGCAACATAGTTCTCGAACACAGTGGGTACATAGACCTCTGGGAACTGGTCCTTACTGAACACTATGAGCAGACATGTTTTTCCACAGGCTCCATCCCCCACTATGACCAGCTTTTTTCGAATTGCTGCCATAACTTAATTGGGaaagaggaaaaataaaaaaggttatGTAGGGAGGTTTTATTCAAGCCAATGCAAAATACAGTAAATTGAGGGctatttattaatataaaaaaaaaaactgccacCCCTCATGTTACAAACAACGATTCCTCAGGCGACTCTAATTTAAGTCTATGCTATTAATTTGTTTGGGAAGCCAGACATCAGCACAGATGGACGTTTTCAGACAGAGGGTCACCTCGACACATCATTAGGGTAACGATTGGTTAACAGATTATCGGTTAAACGATTGGGTCAATCAGTCCTTGCACTGCACACAGTTCAATCACAACACACGTAACAAGTCATAAACAAGGACATGGTTTGTCCATCATGTTTCATTGGGACAGAATGACCAACGTTACGCCATCATTGCCTCTATTTTACCTCCCGAGGAGGATGTTGTTTACCAAAGACTGCGCTAACGATAGCTTGTTAGCAGTGGACATCTTTGCCAGGTTTTTAGACAACATTGTCGTGCACTAAATGTTAACGGTGTTGCCCACGGTACGAGTTTGGCACTAATACGACCCAATGTGGACACATGTTTTGTGACTAAACGATCAGATACACCCGGGATGGTCCCGACGATACATTTCGACATTTCGATCGCAAGGCTCGGCTAACGCAGCTAGCAAGACGGAAGTGGAGCAGAATGTAGCTCAGAGGCTAGGCGGCTCGCGCTGAAAAGCTCGTAGAATCATCAGTTTACTGCGGCGGAGACGAGTCGACTCCTCACGTCGACTTTGTATTATGGATCGCCCAATGGCGTGAAATACAGTTCTTACCTACTAATGGGGTTTAAAGCAATATAATTTCCTGATATATTTGACTGGCCTTCTTCGTCGCTGAATAACTGCGAGACTGCCTGTTCTTGGGTTTGCTTGGGGGCGGGTGGTGTGGGAGGGAGGCTGGGGGCGGGTGGTGTGGGAGGCTGGGGTTGGGTGGGGTGAACGTGGAGGCTGGAGAACAAGCTAACCCTATGTCGGCAACTTATCAGACTGTAGACTCGAGGCTACTCTTTCAGATgtaagaataagaataataacaaaataagaaaaaaataattatacgAATAATCATCAAAAATCcatcaattttatttttttgttctacATAACTTCTTTCTGTTTTCAATTTAATATCTGAGGACTAACAATTGcaaaatagaaaatgtttttctttctttagttgtttctttgtcttttccttgttttttgtcatcaatttatttttatttatacattttaatttattaattaatataaaacTGTAAGGCGACTGAAGTCCTGAAATAAGTAGATTCATCtttataaaacatatattttataaGTAATAAAAGAGAAGTATCACGTTCAAGAAAGAAATCGAACTGCTGGTGTGGTGCAGTGTGGCAATGGTTCTTCTTGCTCTAATCCTGCTAAGAGGCTTTGAATGCTATAATCCACTTCTTCAAACTTCATTATTCTGCTGGTGCATTTTGATGATGTATATATTACGTTTCAAACGAAACCTATATGATTGCAAAAGAGAACACTAAAGGGTGATTGTGCAAAACCCTGTCAGCCATTAAAGTGAATGCTGCACCAGCTGGAGCTGACTCGTAAAAGATCACTTCTCACATTGCCCTGTATCGCACAAAGAAATGCTTCTAGAGGGGGATTACGATCCTAAATCTTCACTCTATTATCATCTGGTTTGGAGATTTCTCATCCATTCTATTGTTCTCTGGTAGTATAATGTATTTATAGACGCTTTGTAGTATAATGTGTTAATAACTTCCCTCAAGAAAAATGTGAGCATTGTGTAAAACAGCAGCACTCAGCTGAGTTTATTCAGGCCTGGTTTGGGTGAGAGATCCAAAACAATTCACATGTGATACAGAGACCACCAGGTTAGAGTTGGCTTCTAAGTATGAAATATAAGATATCACAGTCACTGTCTACATAGCAAAATACAAACAGGCATTTCTTGAGTATCTTGTGAAGTTCCATTATTAACCTGCCTGACTTCATATAGAGTATCCTTGGCTTGAAAAAATAGTAAACTGTAATGTTTACAGTTAATAGAAACTTCCTTGTTACTATTTCTAAGAACACATGCAATATAATTATTTCTTTCCATGAATGGTAAAAATATAACAAGACTATTAATAGAATCAAGTCTTCAGAAAATTTTGAGTTAGGACTATTTGTCGGTCTCTTCCAAGTTGTCAATTGTTAGCACTAGTTGGCCTCAATCCTTAACTTTATATAAATATCGTGAGTTATACTTGCAATATGACAATGAACGGTTCCAAAGCATCTCCGATGTAAACCTATCATTCTCGGAGGATCCTGAGTGCAACTATAGATGGCATCGCAAATTAGTGTTGTTCATTACTATAACGTCTCCATATCCACGTTACAGAGATAGAATGCGTATACAGAGAGCTTAAAACTATTCTCTTCTGGTCTATGAGATGACATAAAGTAGACAGTAAGAAGGAGGAAGGAAGAAAAAGCAGTTCTTGATACGCTGGTCCGCCGGCTCGTGTGTATCCTTGTGTGCATGTCTAGCTGTCCTCCCCGTTCTCTTCTGCCCCCTTGATGAGCCTCTTGTTGCCCCGCTTCCCCCCCGGTCCTCGGGGTTTGGAGAAGGCCTGCTTCAGGGTGTGCTCCATGGGGTGCACCTCCTCATACAGGAAGTCTTCTGTCAGTCCGTCCCCACTGTCGATctccatctgcacacacacacacacacacacacacacacacacacacacacacacgcacacacacgcatgtacatcCATGCCCGAATTCATACATGCGCATGAACGTACATACACACGTGTGCACGTAAACggaaagacacgcacacacccatacataaACACgtagaccaacacacacacacacacacacacacacacacacacacacacacacacacacacacacacacacacacacacacacacacacacacacacacacacacacacacacacacacacacacaatgctctcAAAACATATATGGAAAACGATCATATAATTTACATTTGTAAATAATGTGATGTCACTGGAGATCATTTCGGTGACATGTTGTGCTTTCCGTGTTCCGTGTTGTGTAACAGGCCGCCCTGCACCTTTTTGGTGACCTCCAGCTGGTAGTCTCGCTCCACCTCATCGAGTAGTCTGTTCTTACAGCTGGAATACAACATCCGTTCCTTGATACTGCAGCTGTACCCAGGCATTGAGTAGATAAACACTGAAAGAAAAGTAAGACATTTGTGTAAAGACCTGTTGATTTGCCACCATTAAGAGAGTAATGCAATACACTACTTTAAATGGACAAAGGATCACCTATAAGGAAAGCACATCACATCATgcccacaaacaacatatttatttcatgGAGTCCTATGTCTGAAACACAATGTCGATTCCTGCAATAGCTCCAATTGTATCCTAGTTCTACGTACACGCATGTCTATTTGAACAaaagcacacaaacgcacacaaacgcacacatacacacacacagacacacactccggGTTACCCAAGGCCTCCTGGAGCTGGTCTTGGTGGGAGTGTTTGAAGACGAAGAAATGGTATCTGGGGGAGTCAGTGGGAATCCTGTAGGGAAGCTCTCTGGTCTCTGTGGGGTTGGTGTGTACCAGCTCAATCGTCTCCCTCTCTACATCCAACCTCTGGAACGTGTACAACCAGTCACTACAGTTCATTCAATACTTCGAaagaacaacataaacaagcaatgtatttattttaatcagCATTgctatcaatcaatcaatggcAGTGATGGAAGATTATCACGGTTCAAAAATTGAAAGTGTACACAGGTGCAGAAGTGCAGACATAACTTGTGACGTCGCCATGCTTTCATTATGCCTATTTGAATGGTTGCTAATTTCAATGGTTTAAGTGGTGCTAAATTACTGGGGAATACTTTCAACTTCTGCCCCTGTAACCCTCATTTTAAATTAAGGTATACGTGATCATAAAAAATGTTGACAAATGAAAAAGTTAAATAGTTATTATAATATACTTATTTTAAAACAACTTACTCTATATCCTAACCCTTACtctatattctatatatttatactttAAACAGCTGGTTGTTTGATGGGTTTTGACTCATGGACTGAATAAGTAAAAGACTGCACAGCTCACCAGTTGGATGTAGTTGTTGTGAATGAGTGCACAGCTCACCAGTTGGATGTAGTTGTTGTGAATGAGTGCACAGCTCACCAGTTGGATGTAGTTGTTGTGAATGAGTGCACAGCTCACCAGTTGGATGTAGTTGATGCGCTTCTGCTTGAGCTGCCTCAGAGCACCTTTGGCCTCTTCTTGTAGGGGGAACGCCAGACCTTGAAGAGTCTGTGGCCTTTTGTCTAGGCCAAATTCCATGGTCACCTGCAAGCAGTGAAGGGAAAACACTCTTAACCAATCATAAGGGGGAGACGTCAAATATCACCGCCTTAAGCCCATTGGACGACCAGAGATGGCTGCATACCTTAGCCCGACCAGTCGGAGTGATTCGCCGGCGTTCATCCTGTGGATAGGATGAACAAGGTGTTCTTaatctccctcactctcccgcACATTATGGCTCTCTAATTCTCATTAAACACAAGACGTTCAAACAAAGAGCTTCAACTCACCCAGACAACTTTGTCCTGAAAGGAACAGAGAAAGGTCATGCATGGTTAATAAAGCATCCTAGACTGTGGGCTACATAGACAATGGGTATCTTGTTGGAGCTGAGTATAGTAGCGTCCGTGTATAGGGTTTGTACATTGCAACGTCAAATTGCAGTGAAAGTCATTTTCCGGTGcattttggaagcataggaTAGGATTGAAAGTTAGCTGCACCGTAATGCTTTTTGGTCATTGTTCAGTACTTATTCGTGAAAGAATTGATCAATATAGGGAGACTTAAATgctgtgtttgaaactgccacaATTTCTCTCATGCAGGACATGGCAAAACAAAGTAACAGATAAGGTTAAATTACATTTAAGTTGATTTAGGATGTCACAGTCTTACAACGTGATGTACATGCCCTATAATAGTCTCTGTGCATTTAGCGTACCTCTGTGGCTTTAAGTCTCTGCAACTCCTGCTCGGCTAGTGTGAGGGGTGCAGGTGAAGAACAGGAGGCCATGTGCCGCAGGTACCCCTGGAAGCACAGGTCGTCCTGCGACCAGAGAAACAGAACAAGCAACACAAAAAtcgttttcaaaataacaacACAATTCTTCAAAGATTGGACAGGCAAACAGATGGATGGACTGAaggatggacagatggatgaatggatgtggACTCGGAATGTGTTGATGGATGGATAGTACGTTTATGGATGGACGTGTTTCACAAACCTCGATTGTACCAAACATTTCATCTTTGATGTGACCTCCTCCAAACTCTTTCTTCAGTGTGGCTCTGGTAGCTGCGTAAACCATCTTCTGCCTCACCTGTCGTGGTCGAGAGCACAGAAGAAATGCAACAAGACTGTcacttcatcatcttcatctcaaATACGTGAAAAACTGATAAACACCAGAACTGTACCCGTAACTAGACCACCAGCTCCTGTATGAACTCTGCTGCTGTACCATCAATGTTTcttaatataatgtaatgtacAAAGTCTGACCTATTGTTAAACAACTGTGAAATTAAATCTTGATTGATGTGTACTGTCCCTGCCAAATCCATCTTAAATAAATAATCATCAAGTCAGTAAGCAACATTAATTCACATACTGGTGATGAGTCCGGTGACCAAGCCATGAAAACCCATTCATATCCATGTGCATTCTGGGTATCGAGGCGGTAGAGGATGAAGCAAGGGTCCCCAGCCCCTAGCAGGGGGAGCAGCATGCTGTCGTAGTCCTTGTCCCAGCTCTGTGTCGGCTCTCTGTAGGAACCAAGCACCAATTCCTCTGGAGACGACATCAAGCACCCTGTCATTCACCACAGGGCTTACGCCTCAAACTTTACACAGAGTCATGACACCGTTTAACTTTTGAGTGTGATAAAAGAAAAAGCTGAGTACCATTTCTGATGATGATCTTCATTATTCTGATGGGGCCTCCCCTTGCCCTGGCCAGAAACTCTTTGAGCTCAGATGTTGCTGAAGTAACCAGATATAAGGCACACAAGTCAAAACTAAAGACAGGGAGGTATAGCTAGAGACAGAGTTTCTTAAGTAAGAACCTGAGACTACAGTCCAGGGAGAACATTTGATCTGAGGCCAACCAGTCACGCTATCGCCTGGTGCGACACAGATAAGGACTGCATATACGTCAGAATCGACGTGAAGCTGCTTCATTTGTTCCTCTTTGATGATCTTGGATATGATTCGCATTTTCTTCTAAACGGATATTACAGAAcacaagagaaaaaaaacttgcttttgtttctccttctctctccccatggTTACCAAACTCAGTGGTCTCATTAATGATGTAAGGACAGGTGAGAGAGCTATGCTTCCTCCAGCCCTCTCTTTCGCGCTCCAATTACACCAATGCCCTAATAAAATAACCTTATGTGTGGAGTATTGGTACAACTATAGCTAATAGCTTCCACTGCATCCATCAAATGTTGGTTTCTAAACTTGTTCATTTCCAAATAAGTCAAGTAGACTCAGATTCAACCCTTTACGTCATTGCTTTGCAAATGTTTTAGTATCAAAGTAAATATTTAAACGTATGGATGCTCTTCTGAACAATCAAGCAAAAGGTATGACATTGCAATGATGAAACTACCCACTATCACTACCTATAAACCATGGTTAACTTGAGAAAAatgacacacatgaacacacaaaaagaaaaacaataaaacCTGCGAAATAAAAGTAATTTACCGTTAATTCCAGTTTGGTGGGACATCTTTTGGCAGTCAGCTTCTCCTCTTCAgaatcctctccctctcacactccAGCACTCCAGAACTACTGTGTCGGCACTTCTTGTTGCGCTGCAGGGGGGGCAGTGTCTGTACTGGCAGCAGACAGACGTGGGCCCACGCGCTTCGGTGACATAAACGCCTTGAGGGTGACTCGGGAGAATCCTAACACTTGAAATGCGATCTGCGGAACTGTGGCTGATGAGTAATAACAGTCCTGTCAAGGGATAGGCCACCTTAACCACTGATCTGAAGTTCTATGCATATCAATAACCACACCATTGACGGGTGTTCAGTGGGTGTGTGAAAATCAATGACTAGAGATATGAATGCTGAGTAggcatacatttttatttattgcatTAGATAGGGAATGATTGTGGACCACGTACTATTACGATATTAAATCACTTAATCAAATATCAACTTACAGACGTATCGTCATGATCTCAGATATAAGCCATCTGGTCATGGCCGTTGGATACCCATCAGTATACATTTTGAGTGACAACAAAGGTTGTATTCTTTAAAAATCATGTGCAAACCGTAGAGATGACATGCAAATTACAGTAATaataaaggtaaaataaaa
Coding sequences:
- the LOC132471167 gene encoding transmembrane protein 43, whose amino-acid sequence is MSSTPPFSGTENSHKRVSSRSNPGFLERLGETAGGTVLGVGLFFASFYVLFTNEGRALKTASSLDEGLSLVVSLNPFSNVDYQNNDNLVHLSAKLRTLQPLHDPNYRVVVQAVQLKRQVEMYQWVESHDSRDYQENGETKTETTYNYNTEWKSELINSRHFDKEIGHENPSAMAVESVTVVAPEVRVGPFLLSKGLVEQINNFQTLRLKDFPPFEPGSFLTIYEDHFYHTPYPRRPEVGDVRVSFSYAGLSGEGFYPAPAETVSVVAMQSGENLKSYKTRSGHRLEFLYLEELSAQEVFEKEHQSNAMRTWGLRFAGWALMFLGISLTTRILYTLVDWLPVVREVVSLGLKLFAFCISCSLSLLVIASGWLFYRPLVSLGLVAVALLPVLIGRARAPAKKNQ
- the LOC132471169 gene encoding twinfilin-2-like isoform X1, whose translation is MSHQTGINATSELKEFLARARGGPIRIMKIIIRNEELVLGSYREPTQSWDKDYDSMLLPLLGAGDPCFILYRLDTQNAHGYEWVFMAWSPDSSPVRQKMVYAATRATLKKEFGGGHIKDEMFGTIEDDLCFQGYLRHMASCSSPAPLTLAEQELQRLKATEDKVVWDERRRITPTGRAKVTMEFGLDKRPQTLQGLAFPLQEEAKGALRQLKQKRINYIQLRLDVERETIELVHTNPTETRELPYRIPTDSPRYHFFVFKHSHQDQLQEALVFIYSMPGYSCSIKERMLYSSCKNRLLDEVERDYQLEVTKKMEIDSGDGLTEDFLYEEVHPMEHTLKQAFSKPRGPGGKRGNKRLIKGAEENGEDS
- the LOC132471177 gene encoding rho-related GTP-binding protein RhoA-B, whose protein sequence is MAAIRKKLVIVGDGACGKTCLLIVFSKDQFPEVYVPTVFENYVADIEVDSKQVELALWDTAGQEDYDRLRPLSYPDTDVILMCFSIDSPDSLENIPEKWTPEVKHFCPNVPIILVGNKKDLRNDEHTRRELAKMKQEPVKPEEGRDMANKISAFGYMECSAKTKDGVREVFEMATRAALQARRGKKSNKCLLL
- the LOC132471169 gene encoding uncharacterized WD repeat-containing protein alr2800-like isoform X3, whose product is MKITDSVLRSFRVARTYQENSGKVNCVDYSPDGESAISSSDDDSIVLYDIREGKPNRTLYSKKYGVDLIRFSHRDTSTAVYTSNKLDDTIRYLCLNDNKFICYFPGHTDRVVALSMSPVDDTFISGSLDKTIRIWDLRAQNCQGVTNPLGRTVCAFDPEGQIFAAGVESQTIKLYDLRAFDKGPFAAFETRFSRVCEWTGLSFSSDGKQILVSTNGGAICILHAYNGSVLHTFSGYNNSNGIPLQACFTPDSQFVMIGSEDGRVHVWSTESGMKVAVLDGKHAGPINTLQFNPRYMTFASACTNMELVLGSYREPTQSWDKDYDSMLLPLLGAGDPCFILYRLDTQNAHGYEWVFMAWSPDSSPVRQKMVYAATRATLKKEFGGGHIKDEMFGTIEDDLCFQGYLRHMASCSSPAPLTLAEQELQRLKATEDKVVWDERRRITPTGRAKVTMEFGLDKRPQTLQGLAFPLQEEAKGALRQLKQKRINYIQLRLDVERETIELVHTNPTETRELPYRIPTDSPRYHFFVFKHSHQDQLQEALVFIYSMPGYSCSIKERMLYSSCKNRLLDEVERDYQLEVTKKMEIDSGDGLTEDFLYEEVHPMEHTLKQAFSKPRGPGGKRGNKRLIKGAEENGEDS